In Aedes albopictus strain Foshan chromosome 3, AalbF5, whole genome shotgun sequence, the following are encoded in one genomic region:
- the LOC109401243 gene encoding WW domain-containing adapter protein with coiled-coil homolog isoform X5 — MVMHARKPQRLLNDGYHQSHQYQNSKYASKRDYEREASRSGYGRDRDNSPAGSSLNNGNYKSISPDMDSPRDRDRDRNRDHDRDRDRDRGGDRYQYGMSKLRDKDRDRDYKKDKYSEKRSRSDRDTDHRSNHDRRLKISVSEKRGGSSSNSDDRERDRERERSERERERERDRDRLRDRDRDRGGGGGGGGGGGGGGSGSGGSGGGGGGSGAGVGGDRVNRVGDWSEHVSSSGKKYYYNCKTEVSQWEKPREWMDKESYGFDRVMPKDQHREYRDKDRDRERDRNDRDREDRYSSSAGSRSTSYGKHSSSKSSNSRIRWPAHESHRRRHDENQDMDISPGDSTPTSEANYSHSSTPTNQQGHSNNAVNNDGNTAGTGLMANQLPRLLSNPMATQSGIAMPPHSQSQSSQSSSYSATVATSSPSVLQQQQQQPPHMVVGSSGDLMLSSNTPGPPGSQQHHHHHHHLQQQAQQQQQQQQQQQQQLGQSPHSAANATAASANVSSSSTSSSSLAGLPKILSQITGNKTIEHNELNPQKALQTINNALMMQSRQQQHQNPNGSVSGSTLVDGGNATGANSLREHALNSPLYNVSNLSHPTTPMASGGSGLLNHSNHQPNNLNSSTSAANLSGGSNSSQLLSGDGPPTPTQEMDLVLPDHRKMESTSTTTTSAVSSLQGVMTSSQSGRSQGPNLTPSLAKYFRADLISHVTGWPSEILEKTVQKMSEEAHILGDLQCSKVSADLKCARSVVRITEITATLQEQKIMYLRQQIRRLEELKSENSFMSDDL; from the exons AACTCTAAGTACGCCTCCAAGAGGGACTACGAACGAGAGGCTAGCCGATCTGGCTATGGACGCGATCGGGATAATTCTCCGGCTGGAAGTTCGCTAAACAATG GCAATTACAAATCAATTTCGCCAGACATGGACTCACCGCGGGACCGTGATCGCGACAGGAATCGTGATCACGACCGAGACCGGGACCGTGATCGGGGCGGGGATCGGTATCAGTATGGAATGAGCAAACTGCGAGACAAGGACCGTGATCGAGATTATAAAAAGGACAAATATTCCG AAAAACGAAGTCGCAGCGATCGGGACACGGACCATCGGTCGAATCACGACCGGCGGTTAAAAATTTCCGTATCGGAGAAACGCGGTGGATCGAGTTCAAATTCAGACGATCGCGAGCGCGATCGGGAACGGGAACGCAGTGAGCGCGAACGGGAACGAGAACGCGATCGCGATCGGTTACGGGATCGTGATCGAGATCGTGGAGGAGGTGGAGGTGGTGGCGGCggaggaggtggtggtggtagcgGAAGCGGAGGGAGTGGCGGTGGCGGAGGTGGCAGCGGTGCAGGTGTGGGTGGTGATCGTGTAAACCGCGTCGGTGACTGGAGTGAACATGTCAGTTCGTCTGGCAAAAAGTATTACTACAACTGTAAAACGGAAGTATCGCAGTGGGAGAAGCCCCGGGAATGGATGGACAAAGAAAG TTATGGTTTTGACAGGGTCATGCCCAAGGATCAGCACCGAGAGTATCGAGACAAAGATCGCGATCGCGAGAGGGATCGAAACGATCGCGACCGTGAGGATCGGTATTCGTCCTCTGCCGGCAGCCGGTCCACATCGTATGGCAAGCATTCCAGCAGTAAAAGCAGTAACTCGAGGATACGGTGGCCGGCACACGAGTCGCACAGGAGGAGGCATGATG AAAATCAAGACATGGACATAAGCCCCGGAGACTCGACGCCAACCTCGGAGGCCAATTATTCTCACTCGAGCACTCCGACCAACCAGCAGGGGCACAGCAACAATGCAGTCAACAACGATGGCAACACTGCCGGAACGGGTCTGATGGCAAACCAATTGCCCCGGTTATTATCGAACCCGATGGCGACCCAAAGTGGCATTGCCATGCCACCGCATTCGCAATCACAGTCCTCACAGTCCAGTAGCTATTCGGCAACGGTGGCTACGTCATCTCCTTCCGTactgcaacagcaacaacaacagccacCGCACATGGTTGTTGGGTCCAGTGGCGACCTCATGCTAAGCTCGAATACTCCCGGTCCACCAGGTTCGCAACAgcaccaccatcaccaccaccatcTTCAACAGCAggcgcaacagcagcagcagcaacaacaacaacaacagcagcagttaGGCCAGTCACCGCATTCTGCTGCGAATGCTACCGCCGCCAGTGCGAATGTGTCCtcttcgtcgacgtcgtcgtcgtcgttagccGGGCTGCCAAAAATTCTGTCGCAAATCACCGGCAACAAGACGATAGAACACAACGAACTGAACCCACAGAAGGCGCTGCAAACCATCAACAATGCGCTGATGATGCAGTCGAGGCAACAGCAGCATCAGAACCCCAACGGGTCTGTGTCCGGATCGACGCTAGTGGATGGTGGCAACGCGACGGGAGCGAACAGTTTAAG GGAACACGCACTGAACTCACCGCTCTACAATGTTTCCAACCTGTCGCATCCCACGACGCCGATGGCGTCCGGTGGCAGTGGGCTACTGAACCACAGCAATCACCAACCCAACAATCTGAACTCGTCCACTTCGGCGGCGAACCTGAGCGGAGGCAGCAATAGCAGCCAACTGCTCAGCGGGGATGGTCCTCCCACGCCCACCCAGGAAATGGACCTGGTATTACCGGACCATCGGAAGA TGGAAAGTACGAGCACGACCACGACAAGTGCCGTGAGCAGTCTGCAGGGAGTGATGACCTCGTCCCAAAGTGGCCGATCTCAAGGACCGAATCTAACGCCCAGCCTAGCGAAGTACTTCCGGGCCGATTTGATATCCCATGTGACGGGATGGCCGTCGGAAATACTGGAAAAGACG GTGCAGAAAATGTCGGAGGAGGCCCACATTCTCGGTGATCTACAATGCAGCAAAGTATCGGCAGATTTAAAATGTGCTAGGAGTGTAGTTAGAATAACGGAAATCACGGCGACGCTGCAAGAACAGAA aaTTATGTATCTACGACAACAAATTCGTAGACTAGAAGAGCTAAAATCGGAAAACTCTTTTATGTCTGATGATCTATAG
- the LOC109401243 gene encoding WW domain-containing adapter protein with coiled-coil homolog isoform X2, translated as MVMHARKPQRLLNDGYHQSHQYQNSKYASKRDYEREASRSGYGRDRDNSPAGSSLNNGNYKSISPDMDSPRDRDRDRNRDHDRDRDRDRGGDRYQYGMSKLRDKDRDRDYKKDKYSDSLRSPKEKRSRSDRDTDHRSNHDRRLKISVSEKRGGSSSNSDDRERDRERERSERERERERDRDRLRDRDRDRGGGGGGGGGGGGGGSGSGGSGGGGGGSGAGVGGDRVNRVGDWSEHVSSSGKKYYYNCKTEVSQWEKPREWMDKERVMPKDQHREYRDKDRDRERDRNDRDREDRYSSSAGSRSTSYGKHSSSKSSNSRIRWPAHESHRRRHDENQDMDISPGDSTPTSEANYSHSSTPTNQQGHSNNAVNNDGNTAGTGLMANQLPRLLSNPMATQSGIAMPPHSQSQSSQSSSYSATVATSSPSVLQQQQQQPPHMVVGSSGDLMLSSNTPGPPGSQQHHHHHHHLQQQAQQQQQQQQQQQQQLGQSPHSAANATAASANVSSSSTSSSSLAGLPKILSQITGNKTIEHNELNPQKALQTINNALMMQSRQQQHQNPNGSVSGSTLVDGGNATGANSLREHALNSPLYNVSNLSHPTTPMASGGSGLLNHSNHQPNNLNSSTSAANLSGGSNSSQLLSGDGPPTPTQEMDLVLPDHRKMESTSTTTTSAVSSLQGVMTSSQSGRSQGPNLTPSLAKYFRADLISHVTGWPSEILEKTLAACAVVFFPLQVQKMSEEAHILGDLQCSKVSADLKCARSVVRITEITATLQEQKIMYLRQQIRRLEELKSENSFMSDDL; from the exons AACTCTAAGTACGCCTCCAAGAGGGACTACGAACGAGAGGCTAGCCGATCTGGCTATGGACGCGATCGGGATAATTCTCCGGCTGGAAGTTCGCTAAACAATG GCAATTACAAATCAATTTCGCCAGACATGGACTCACCGCGGGACCGTGATCGCGACAGGAATCGTGATCACGACCGAGACCGGGACCGTGATCGGGGCGGGGATCGGTATCAGTATGGAATGAGCAAACTGCGAGACAAGGACCGTGATCGAGATTATAAAAAGGACAAATATTCCG ATTCGCTTCGATCACCTAAAGAAAAACGAAGTCGCAGCGATCGGGACACGGACCATCGGTCGAATCACGACCGGCGGTTAAAAATTTCCGTATCGGAGAAACGCGGTGGATCGAGTTCAAATTCAGACGATCGCGAGCGCGATCGGGAACGGGAACGCAGTGAGCGCGAACGGGAACGAGAACGCGATCGCGATCGGTTACGGGATCGTGATCGAGATCGTGGAGGAGGTGGAGGTGGTGGCGGCggaggaggtggtggtggtagcgGAAGCGGAGGGAGTGGCGGTGGCGGAGGTGGCAGCGGTGCAGGTGTGGGTGGTGATCGTGTAAACCGCGTCGGTGACTGGAGTGAACATGTCAGTTCGTCTGGCAAAAAGTATTACTACAACTGTAAAACGGAAGTATCGCAGTGGGAGAAGCCCCGGGAATGGATGGACAAAGAAAG GGTCATGCCCAAGGATCAGCACCGAGAGTATCGAGACAAAGATCGCGATCGCGAGAGGGATCGAAACGATCGCGACCGTGAGGATCGGTATTCGTCCTCTGCCGGCAGCCGGTCCACATCGTATGGCAAGCATTCCAGCAGTAAAAGCAGTAACTCGAGGATACGGTGGCCGGCACACGAGTCGCACAGGAGGAGGCATGATG AAAATCAAGACATGGACATAAGCCCCGGAGACTCGACGCCAACCTCGGAGGCCAATTATTCTCACTCGAGCACTCCGACCAACCAGCAGGGGCACAGCAACAATGCAGTCAACAACGATGGCAACACTGCCGGAACGGGTCTGATGGCAAACCAATTGCCCCGGTTATTATCGAACCCGATGGCGACCCAAAGTGGCATTGCCATGCCACCGCATTCGCAATCACAGTCCTCACAGTCCAGTAGCTATTCGGCAACGGTGGCTACGTCATCTCCTTCCGTactgcaacagcaacaacaacagccacCGCACATGGTTGTTGGGTCCAGTGGCGACCTCATGCTAAGCTCGAATACTCCCGGTCCACCAGGTTCGCAACAgcaccaccatcaccaccaccatcTTCAACAGCAggcgcaacagcagcagcagcaacaacaacaacaacagcagcagttaGGCCAGTCACCGCATTCTGCTGCGAATGCTACCGCCGCCAGTGCGAATGTGTCCtcttcgtcgacgtcgtcgtcgtcgttagccGGGCTGCCAAAAATTCTGTCGCAAATCACCGGCAACAAGACGATAGAACACAACGAACTGAACCCACAGAAGGCGCTGCAAACCATCAACAATGCGCTGATGATGCAGTCGAGGCAACAGCAGCATCAGAACCCCAACGGGTCTGTGTCCGGATCGACGCTAGTGGATGGTGGCAACGCGACGGGAGCGAACAGTTTAAG GGAACACGCACTGAACTCACCGCTCTACAATGTTTCCAACCTGTCGCATCCCACGACGCCGATGGCGTCCGGTGGCAGTGGGCTACTGAACCACAGCAATCACCAACCCAACAATCTGAACTCGTCCACTTCGGCGGCGAACCTGAGCGGAGGCAGCAATAGCAGCCAACTGCTCAGCGGGGATGGTCCTCCCACGCCCACCCAGGAAATGGACCTGGTATTACCGGACCATCGGAAGA TGGAAAGTACGAGCACGACCACGACAAGTGCCGTGAGCAGTCTGCAGGGAGTGATGACCTCGTCCCAAAGTGGCCGATCTCAAGGACCGAATCTAACGCCCAGCCTAGCGAAGTACTTCCGGGCCGATTTGATATCCCATGTGACGGGATGGCCGTCGGAAATACTGGAAAAGACG CTGGCGGCATGTGCCGTGGTGTTCTTTCCCTTGCAGGTGCAGAAAATGTCGGAGGAGGCCCACATTCTCGGTGATCTACAATGCAGCAAAGTATCGGCAGATTTAAAATGTGCTAGGAGTGTAGTTAGAATAACGGAAATCACGGCGACGCTGCAAGAACAGAA aaTTATGTATCTACGACAACAAATTCGTAGACTAGAAGAGCTAAAATCGGAAAACTCTTTTATGTCTGATGATCTATAG
- the LOC109401243 gene encoding WW domain-containing adapter protein with coiled-coil homolog isoform X1 encodes MVMHARKPQRLLNDGYHQSHQYQNSKYASKRDYEREASRSGYGRDRDNSPAGSSLNNGNYKSISPDMDSPRDRDRDRNRDHDRDRDRDRGGDRYQYGMSKLRDKDRDRDYKKDKYSDSLRSPKEKRSRSDRDTDHRSNHDRRLKISVSEKRGGSSSNSDDRERDRERERSERERERERDRDRLRDRDRDRGGGGGGGGGGGGGGSGSGGSGGGGGGSGAGVGGDRVNRVGDWSEHVSSSGKKYYYNCKTEVSQWEKPREWMDKESYGFDRVMPKDQHREYRDKDRDRERDRNDRDREDRYSSSAGSRSTSYGKHSSSKSSNSRIRWPAHESHRRRHDENQDMDISPGDSTPTSEANYSHSSTPTNQQGHSNNAVNNDGNTAGTGLMANQLPRLLSNPMATQSGIAMPPHSQSQSSQSSSYSATVATSSPSVLQQQQQQPPHMVVGSSGDLMLSSNTPGPPGSQQHHHHHHHLQQQAQQQQQQQQQQQQQLGQSPHSAANATAASANVSSSSTSSSSLAGLPKILSQITGNKTIEHNELNPQKALQTINNALMMQSRQQQHQNPNGSVSGSTLVDGGNATGANSLREHALNSPLYNVSNLSHPTTPMASGGSGLLNHSNHQPNNLNSSTSAANLSGGSNSSQLLSGDGPPTPTQEMDLVLPDHRKMESTSTTTTSAVSSLQGVMTSSQSGRSQGPNLTPSLAKYFRADLISHVTGWPSEILEKTLAACAVVFFPLQVQKMSEEAHILGDLQCSKVSADLKCARSVVRITEITATLQEQKIMYLRQQIRRLEELKSENSFMSDDL; translated from the exons AACTCTAAGTACGCCTCCAAGAGGGACTACGAACGAGAGGCTAGCCGATCTGGCTATGGACGCGATCGGGATAATTCTCCGGCTGGAAGTTCGCTAAACAATG GCAATTACAAATCAATTTCGCCAGACATGGACTCACCGCGGGACCGTGATCGCGACAGGAATCGTGATCACGACCGAGACCGGGACCGTGATCGGGGCGGGGATCGGTATCAGTATGGAATGAGCAAACTGCGAGACAAGGACCGTGATCGAGATTATAAAAAGGACAAATATTCCG ATTCGCTTCGATCACCTAAAGAAAAACGAAGTCGCAGCGATCGGGACACGGACCATCGGTCGAATCACGACCGGCGGTTAAAAATTTCCGTATCGGAGAAACGCGGTGGATCGAGTTCAAATTCAGACGATCGCGAGCGCGATCGGGAACGGGAACGCAGTGAGCGCGAACGGGAACGAGAACGCGATCGCGATCGGTTACGGGATCGTGATCGAGATCGTGGAGGAGGTGGAGGTGGTGGCGGCggaggaggtggtggtggtagcgGAAGCGGAGGGAGTGGCGGTGGCGGAGGTGGCAGCGGTGCAGGTGTGGGTGGTGATCGTGTAAACCGCGTCGGTGACTGGAGTGAACATGTCAGTTCGTCTGGCAAAAAGTATTACTACAACTGTAAAACGGAAGTATCGCAGTGGGAGAAGCCCCGGGAATGGATGGACAAAGAAAG TTATGGTTTTGACAGGGTCATGCCCAAGGATCAGCACCGAGAGTATCGAGACAAAGATCGCGATCGCGAGAGGGATCGAAACGATCGCGACCGTGAGGATCGGTATTCGTCCTCTGCCGGCAGCCGGTCCACATCGTATGGCAAGCATTCCAGCAGTAAAAGCAGTAACTCGAGGATACGGTGGCCGGCACACGAGTCGCACAGGAGGAGGCATGATG AAAATCAAGACATGGACATAAGCCCCGGAGACTCGACGCCAACCTCGGAGGCCAATTATTCTCACTCGAGCACTCCGACCAACCAGCAGGGGCACAGCAACAATGCAGTCAACAACGATGGCAACACTGCCGGAACGGGTCTGATGGCAAACCAATTGCCCCGGTTATTATCGAACCCGATGGCGACCCAAAGTGGCATTGCCATGCCACCGCATTCGCAATCACAGTCCTCACAGTCCAGTAGCTATTCGGCAACGGTGGCTACGTCATCTCCTTCCGTactgcaacagcaacaacaacagccacCGCACATGGTTGTTGGGTCCAGTGGCGACCTCATGCTAAGCTCGAATACTCCCGGTCCACCAGGTTCGCAACAgcaccaccatcaccaccaccatcTTCAACAGCAggcgcaacagcagcagcagcaacaacaacaacaacagcagcagttaGGCCAGTCACCGCATTCTGCTGCGAATGCTACCGCCGCCAGTGCGAATGTGTCCtcttcgtcgacgtcgtcgtcgtcgttagccGGGCTGCCAAAAATTCTGTCGCAAATCACCGGCAACAAGACGATAGAACACAACGAACTGAACCCACAGAAGGCGCTGCAAACCATCAACAATGCGCTGATGATGCAGTCGAGGCAACAGCAGCATCAGAACCCCAACGGGTCTGTGTCCGGATCGACGCTAGTGGATGGTGGCAACGCGACGGGAGCGAACAGTTTAAG GGAACACGCACTGAACTCACCGCTCTACAATGTTTCCAACCTGTCGCATCCCACGACGCCGATGGCGTCCGGTGGCAGTGGGCTACTGAACCACAGCAATCACCAACCCAACAATCTGAACTCGTCCACTTCGGCGGCGAACCTGAGCGGAGGCAGCAATAGCAGCCAACTGCTCAGCGGGGATGGTCCTCCCACGCCCACCCAGGAAATGGACCTGGTATTACCGGACCATCGGAAGA TGGAAAGTACGAGCACGACCACGACAAGTGCCGTGAGCAGTCTGCAGGGAGTGATGACCTCGTCCCAAAGTGGCCGATCTCAAGGACCGAATCTAACGCCCAGCCTAGCGAAGTACTTCCGGGCCGATTTGATATCCCATGTGACGGGATGGCCGTCGGAAATACTGGAAAAGACG CTGGCGGCATGTGCCGTGGTGTTCTTTCCCTTGCAGGTGCAGAAAATGTCGGAGGAGGCCCACATTCTCGGTGATCTACAATGCAGCAAAGTATCGGCAGATTTAAAATGTGCTAGGAGTGTAGTTAGAATAACGGAAATCACGGCGACGCTGCAAGAACAGAA aaTTATGTATCTACGACAACAAATTCGTAGACTAGAAGAGCTAAAATCGGAAAACTCTTTTATGTCTGATGATCTATAG
- the LOC109401243 gene encoding WW domain-containing adapter protein with coiled-coil homolog isoform X3 has translation MVMHARKPQRLLNDGYHQSHQYQNSKYASKRDYEREASRSGYGRDRDNSPAGSSLNNGNYKSISPDMDSPRDRDRDRNRDHDRDRDRDRGGDRYQYGMSKLRDKDRDRDYKKDKYSEKRSRSDRDTDHRSNHDRRLKISVSEKRGGSSSNSDDRERDRERERSERERERERDRDRLRDRDRDRGGGGGGGGGGGGGGSGSGGSGGGGGGSGAGVGGDRVNRVGDWSEHVSSSGKKYYYNCKTEVSQWEKPREWMDKESYGFDRVMPKDQHREYRDKDRDRERDRNDRDREDRYSSSAGSRSTSYGKHSSSKSSNSRIRWPAHESHRRRHDENQDMDISPGDSTPTSEANYSHSSTPTNQQGHSNNAVNNDGNTAGTGLMANQLPRLLSNPMATQSGIAMPPHSQSQSSQSSSYSATVATSSPSVLQQQQQQPPHMVVGSSGDLMLSSNTPGPPGSQQHHHHHHHLQQQAQQQQQQQQQQQQQLGQSPHSAANATAASANVSSSSTSSSSLAGLPKILSQITGNKTIEHNELNPQKALQTINNALMMQSRQQQHQNPNGSVSGSTLVDGGNATGANSLREHALNSPLYNVSNLSHPTTPMASGGSGLLNHSNHQPNNLNSSTSAANLSGGSNSSQLLSGDGPPTPTQEMDLVLPDHRKMESTSTTTTSAVSSLQGVMTSSQSGRSQGPNLTPSLAKYFRADLISHVTGWPSEILEKTLAACAVVFFPLQVQKMSEEAHILGDLQCSKVSADLKCARSVVRITEITATLQEQKIMYLRQQIRRLEELKSENSFMSDDL, from the exons AACTCTAAGTACGCCTCCAAGAGGGACTACGAACGAGAGGCTAGCCGATCTGGCTATGGACGCGATCGGGATAATTCTCCGGCTGGAAGTTCGCTAAACAATG GCAATTACAAATCAATTTCGCCAGACATGGACTCACCGCGGGACCGTGATCGCGACAGGAATCGTGATCACGACCGAGACCGGGACCGTGATCGGGGCGGGGATCGGTATCAGTATGGAATGAGCAAACTGCGAGACAAGGACCGTGATCGAGATTATAAAAAGGACAAATATTCCG AAAAACGAAGTCGCAGCGATCGGGACACGGACCATCGGTCGAATCACGACCGGCGGTTAAAAATTTCCGTATCGGAGAAACGCGGTGGATCGAGTTCAAATTCAGACGATCGCGAGCGCGATCGGGAACGGGAACGCAGTGAGCGCGAACGGGAACGAGAACGCGATCGCGATCGGTTACGGGATCGTGATCGAGATCGTGGAGGAGGTGGAGGTGGTGGCGGCggaggaggtggtggtggtagcgGAAGCGGAGGGAGTGGCGGTGGCGGAGGTGGCAGCGGTGCAGGTGTGGGTGGTGATCGTGTAAACCGCGTCGGTGACTGGAGTGAACATGTCAGTTCGTCTGGCAAAAAGTATTACTACAACTGTAAAACGGAAGTATCGCAGTGGGAGAAGCCCCGGGAATGGATGGACAAAGAAAG TTATGGTTTTGACAGGGTCATGCCCAAGGATCAGCACCGAGAGTATCGAGACAAAGATCGCGATCGCGAGAGGGATCGAAACGATCGCGACCGTGAGGATCGGTATTCGTCCTCTGCCGGCAGCCGGTCCACATCGTATGGCAAGCATTCCAGCAGTAAAAGCAGTAACTCGAGGATACGGTGGCCGGCACACGAGTCGCACAGGAGGAGGCATGATG AAAATCAAGACATGGACATAAGCCCCGGAGACTCGACGCCAACCTCGGAGGCCAATTATTCTCACTCGAGCACTCCGACCAACCAGCAGGGGCACAGCAACAATGCAGTCAACAACGATGGCAACACTGCCGGAACGGGTCTGATGGCAAACCAATTGCCCCGGTTATTATCGAACCCGATGGCGACCCAAAGTGGCATTGCCATGCCACCGCATTCGCAATCACAGTCCTCACAGTCCAGTAGCTATTCGGCAACGGTGGCTACGTCATCTCCTTCCGTactgcaacagcaacaacaacagccacCGCACATGGTTGTTGGGTCCAGTGGCGACCTCATGCTAAGCTCGAATACTCCCGGTCCACCAGGTTCGCAACAgcaccaccatcaccaccaccatcTTCAACAGCAggcgcaacagcagcagcagcaacaacaacaacaacagcagcagttaGGCCAGTCACCGCATTCTGCTGCGAATGCTACCGCCGCCAGTGCGAATGTGTCCtcttcgtcgacgtcgtcgtcgtcgttagccGGGCTGCCAAAAATTCTGTCGCAAATCACCGGCAACAAGACGATAGAACACAACGAACTGAACCCACAGAAGGCGCTGCAAACCATCAACAATGCGCTGATGATGCAGTCGAGGCAACAGCAGCATCAGAACCCCAACGGGTCTGTGTCCGGATCGACGCTAGTGGATGGTGGCAACGCGACGGGAGCGAACAGTTTAAG GGAACACGCACTGAACTCACCGCTCTACAATGTTTCCAACCTGTCGCATCCCACGACGCCGATGGCGTCCGGTGGCAGTGGGCTACTGAACCACAGCAATCACCAACCCAACAATCTGAACTCGTCCACTTCGGCGGCGAACCTGAGCGGAGGCAGCAATAGCAGCCAACTGCTCAGCGGGGATGGTCCTCCCACGCCCACCCAGGAAATGGACCTGGTATTACCGGACCATCGGAAGA TGGAAAGTACGAGCACGACCACGACAAGTGCCGTGAGCAGTCTGCAGGGAGTGATGACCTCGTCCCAAAGTGGCCGATCTCAAGGACCGAATCTAACGCCCAGCCTAGCGAAGTACTTCCGGGCCGATTTGATATCCCATGTGACGGGATGGCCGTCGGAAATACTGGAAAAGACG CTGGCGGCATGTGCCGTGGTGTTCTTTCCCTTGCAGGTGCAGAAAATGTCGGAGGAGGCCCACATTCTCGGTGATCTACAATGCAGCAAAGTATCGGCAGATTTAAAATGTGCTAGGAGTGTAGTTAGAATAACGGAAATCACGGCGACGCTGCAAGAACAGAA aaTTATGTATCTACGACAACAAATTCGTAGACTAGAAGAGCTAAAATCGGAAAACTCTTTTATGTCTGATGATCTATAG